The Solanum lycopersicum chromosome 8, SLM_r2.1 DNA segment GCTTCAGAAACACCAGTAATGCTCATGAATGTCTCGATTTCTTCTTGATTAGGTCTCGCCATTTTTCCACAAAAAAATCCCCAAAATTCTGCAGAAGAAACAGAGATTCTCCGATCTTTGTAAACAACTGATTTGTGAAGGAAACGTGAAAGAGTAAAATAGATAGATAGTATTTGGGGAAACTGAAAGAGCAGAAAGGAATATAATTATAGAAGGGATTGAAATAGAAATTAGGGTGAAATTTGAGGGACTTGTAAGTAAATAAAGTGAAATTGCTTGTTCCTTCTATAATGTTCTTCAACTTCCACGACTTTGCTTGTAAAAAGTTTTATAAGGCCCTTGATTGTAAATTTGGATATCTTGGGGAATAAGTCGATTGGGGACTTATAGTGTGATTAGGCATAAATTGTAGGACCAAAAAGCTCgaaaaagggaaataaaataatctttgcTCCCAAGTGAAGGGATccctattttcatttttaaataagtaTATACCACTAATCActattattgaaattaaagaaatattagaaaatataattcgAATAGAACACGTTTACCCCAAACTTGAAAAAAACAGTCTTGAAACTTATtttgaatatgttttttttactttctaaagTTGATTTTTGTGATGAAAGTTTATTATTCTAAttagtttttgaaattttatgaataGAATTGACCAATTTCATAAATAAGTAATgcttttaatttacttttatagTCTTTATAAAATGAGAACATACTCAAATAATATTGATAGAAATTATTCGcatgttttgtatttttggtaTCTTCTTTTTCGGTCTTccaacaatatatatttattgtatgtACTTCATTAATTTCATGATATATGTGTTACTTTCTACCGAtaatgaatacaaaataaagGAGTGGGGTAAAACTTATCCGCACCAGATGTTTACACCAATACAATACATACACGGCACCACGTATTTAAATTTACAATTCATTTTACTTAATCTTAAtcaattaacatatatttactttattaaattacttattaataaaaaaattgatataaatactcgatgtaaataaatttttttctaaactaACAATACGatattaacatataaaataatcacctactattattttttatctatattagatttatatcaaaatttcttCTTATAGTATGATACAGAAATAGTTTTACTTtgttatttcctttctttttcccaTTTGAACGTGAGAATAAAGATTAGGTAAGCTTCAATTTTATAACCATTTTTGGTCAATTTAATTTCTATTGGCAAATACCTCACCTGATGATTTTAAAAGAGTTGTATTTTCATAATAGTCTCTAAATATGTCGATCAAATTGTGTAAGTCAATGaatttaatgttaaataattttaattagtttaatttttaaataaataaatatataatatttaaaaattattgtcattattttatgtatGGATAGTGTTTTTTGGAGGAatacccaaaaaaatatttttaatgaatgaatCAATTTATGCATCATATTTCATGCCTTAAAGTTGACTAacgttttttactttttctgatcttcataaattttatatgctTTAACAAAATTAGGATTATGTATTTCTTATGATATAGCAATATGTTGATATTTCAACaactttaaaataatcaataaagaaaaattataaaactcaTACAAGCATTTGTTTAAATAGAGATTGAAAATATTCTTCCAAACTTTTGgaaaatcaaactttaaaaagAGGAGTGTTCCACCCTTAAAAGCgccttttaatttttatcctcaaatttgataaatttttaatttttattggtattatttatttaatatttaatagaaatttAGAATACTCTTATTTATTCTAGGGGTGTTACAAGTTGATttagatttattattattaaaatttaaattaaattaatttttaaatataaaaccaactcaaacataattcaaaatatatttattgatttaattgttaTCATTTTCTACCAGGTTTGATTGattattcaattaataattatattaaaaaataaaatccaaaactATTTTAATTAGCGAACAAAGGATAACCAAACCATTCATCACTCATCACACTCGTTATGGCCCTACAAACCTTGTTGAAGAGCTTTATTTTTATCCACCAACGAGAAATCAAAATTGATTATTAttgctttttattttattttgtttgttcaaCTTCTTTATCTTAAGCTTATTTGTTttcacaaataaattataaataaaatttgatagctatatatataatatatttaaattattttcaaaaaatattatattattataaatgctTATGCATGTAATTGATTagttcaatttaattatttcttcaagtttttcgaaattaaatcataaatattccTAACTACGGCTATAACTTAAATAGTAATGCTATCGGTAATCCATGAATATGTTGCGGGCGCTAGGCCCAATTAAGTGACCAAGCCCATTTAAAATCACCATACGAGTCGTCACAAGTTGGGCATTTCTCCGGTTCGAAATTCGATCGCTGCAACGCTGCTACCACAGCCATTGGAGCTGGATCTGGAAGCTCTGGTGCGGTAGCAATAATgaaagaggaggaggagaagaagaatatgaaaacgAAGCCACACTTTTGGAGATGGGCAGTAGCATCAATGATCTTCAGATTAGTTCTCATTTACTTTCCCAAAAACCTTAACTTAGCTACTCGTCCAGAAGTTTCCACTCCGGTCACCAGTCTACGCCGACGTATTCAATCTTGCCGGAATTCATAATTATTCATACAGTACCTCCCTGTATAAGTATAAGTATtttgattaactttttttttttttttactcttaaTAGTGGCAGAAGGTTACTGGTTAACGCAGTCATCGATGTCTCCGTATGCCGGTACGTTTCCTATATTTCTAGATTTTCAAGTGATAAGCTTAATACTCCCTTCGTTCACTTTTTAAGTGTCATATTTAGCataagtcaatttgattaatattcGGAGATAAGCTGAATTAgattatttcaatatattaaatttgtatttagatattcaaaacaTACAAGTTGCAATACTTTGATGAAATTCCATCTTAACTTATTGGTAAAAGTTCATATGGTTTGACTTTGAGAAGcaaacatgacaaataaaagtgaacggAGAACGGAACCCTCGGAAGAGTACTTCTTTTTTCATGATTGTTATGGTCAGAGTTTCACTTGTCTGATGCtttgattttgaatgttttggAAGGTTCTATGTATCATGGTTCTCCACTTCTGCTCTCGGTTCTCGGTCCGCTTACAATgaagaagtaaaatatttagCTTCAGCTAAGCATTTGTTCATACGTTCACGCTCTGTTGTTGACTTTTTCCTTTTATTGTGACTTATTTTGTTTGTTCTTGATGTTAGAATTGAAGGACAGCCTTATCATCTTCTATGCAGGTATTATCTCTTTCTTGCTTTCCACAAAAATAGAAATACTCATTTAAGGCATATATATCGGTGTGGATATATAATTAAGCTTCGCACTCGTTTAGTGATAACTTTATACATCATTGATTTTGGAAAAAACACTTAAAGAGCTTCTTACTAACTCATATACCGAAAAAAATGATTGGTTACTATAGAATCTTTATGGCTGCATCATATTAAAGATCATACAGTGATTATCTTGTGAATGGGTTCGTTAATGTTTTTCTAAGGAACTTCAGTTAATGGCAttttcttttatccttaattctATATTCATTGTCCCTAGCTGTTACTATGTCAATTAAATGTGGTGAGGAGTATAAGAAGCGCACGGAGATGGAAGGGTGATGAGCATTACCATGTTGTACATATAATTAACTAAGTGAAAGCATTCAGTGTAAACGCTTAACTCTTTCGAGAAGATCCAAGTAAGAGTAATGATTCTGACTTCTAAGTAGCTTTGTATACCTGCACTCTCAAGAAGGATGGTTGGTTGACTTCCTTGAAACTTCGGGGAGCTGTTtgtaaattataacaaaatctTGTTTGCTGTGGTTCTTGTTATTTCCTCAGAAGAACTGATTAAAGCACAAAAGTTGGTTTGCTGCATTATCTGCCTCCATCATCATCACTTGATAGCacttaattatttctttctttacctccatattttcttttaaatagaGAAGTTCCAGACTAGGTGTGTGGGGTGGGGTGGCTGAATGTGCTTTAGTAGTATGATGATGAAAGGGTATTATTGAGTatggttatcaaaaaaaataagtttcttaGATTGTACAGAGAGTTTTCCTATGGAAAAATTAGACTTATTGGACAAACCAAATAAACAAGACACTTAGCCTGAGACAGAGGTCATACTGCTTGAAACGAGTTACCTGCATGTAACATGTTTCCATGTTTGCATTACTTCAAtgctaaataatattttgtccTGTTAATCTTGCCTGAGACTATAAAATTTGCAGATAGAAAAGATTTCATGTTGAGTTTTATCTGTTACTTGCTCATGCAGCATTATTTCTGAGTAGCTCTTTCAAAATTATGAAGTCACATGGACATTCAACCAATTTTTGGATATAGTTTGGTTTCTGTGATTGCAGATTTCATCTCTGCCATGCTAATCCGGGCAACTGGCCTTAAACTTCGCATGGCATATTGTGAGAGATTAAAATCGCTGGGTTTGGGGAAGCTCTTTGAAATTTCTGGTGAATATTCAGCTTTAATGTCGAAATTTATTTGCTTCTTCACTAGTTAATGATGCAATAACCCCTTGTTTCAGAGATTCTACCATCGGAGGACATTGCAGCTCTTGTGTACTTGTGGAACCCTTTAACCATAGTCACATGTGTGGGTTTCAATACAACCCCTGTGGAAAATCTTTTTATTATCTTGTCACTTTATGGAGCCTGCATCCGTAAGAAGTCAATAATCCTTTTTATATGttagtgatttttttcttttcttctttttatatagtttacTCGCCACTCCATTTATCTTTATGCTTTTATTGAAGGGGAAACTAGGCATATTTGTCCCTTCCTTCTTGGTGCTCTTGATAGGACATGCTCTTTGATTTTCACTTGTTGTAGTGAATATAGCTTTTCGTTTTCCTTTTCAAAAAGAGAATTTCTTATGGTGCTTGTATATGAACTGATTAATTTACTCGTTTGTGTACAGGAGTAGCCCCATTGGCAGCTTTTGGGTGGGTTGTAGCATCTCATTTGTCTCTCTATCCGACAATCCTGATTATACCTGTAAGTTTTTCTTGTCATAATGTCATAAAAAGCTGAAATATTGCATAAGTTTAAAAGGAAAGAGTGGAAATACCTATGAAGTCTGTCTTCTTTAGTTTGTGAATATTAATGTTTATGAGTTCTTCTAATTTCTATTAGGTTCTTCTTGATCCAGGTAATCTTGCTATTAGGTAATGGTCCAGATGCAACCCCAAGGAAATTGTTCCTGATGTATAAGAAAGATGAAGCTGACAACTCAAGTAAAGGCCGGGTGGTAAATGGCTTATCAGAACAAAAAAACTTCTCATGGAGACCAGTTGGACTCTTCTTTGTCTGGGTTTTTATTTGGACCTTGTATACATTGGTTTTGTGTGGCATCTTCATGAGAAACTATGGTGGCATTTCAGAAATGTTTAACAGGTACTAGTTATTTTCTTGTGCTCGTCATTGCCTAGACAACCTTCACGTTTAGATATTCAATTGATCTTGGTATAAATGGAGGGATATTGATAGAAAGGATTCATGTAGCCAAGACTTACTAGctcaaaatcattttattcACTTGCAGGACCTATGGGTTTATTCTTACTGTCAAAGATTTGTCTCCAAACATTGGTGTCTTGTGGTAAGTGACTATAGAATTGCTTTCTCTGTGAATTGTCTCTTCTTTCATTAACCTCTTTGTGCATCTTGGCTGCAGGTACTTCTTTGCCGAGGTCTTTGAATTTTTCAGAGACTTCTTTCTGATTGTTTTTCATGTGAACATCCTTTTCATGATACTGCCACTAGCCATAAGGCTAAAGCACCGGCCGTGTTTCTTGGCTTTTGTTTACATGGCAATCTGTTCAATACTTAAGCCCTATCCTTCAGTGAGTACTCTTTTCCTAAGTGAATCTTTAATGCCTAAATCCTATCCATACGGATCACTATTTCCTAAATTTCACTTCACTCaggaatattttaaaattctaaatttgatgtttgaagattaagcacttcaaccTCTTACACCATGAGATAATTGTCAATATGTGAAATTATGACCCCTGCAGGATAACTGGAATCATGTCTGTGATttttccccctttttatgtGGGGGTGGGGTTACAATTTGCAGTCCCCTTTCTAAGAGGATGTGTTAGGACTGTGTAGTTGagagtttcttgatttttccatTATCAGTAGGATGCTGAATTTATCATCTAGTACTCCATCTAGTTGCAAAGTCTGTCTGACACTTTTGTTTCAGTCATGATGCTGTCATACATGTATCTTTCTATGTTAGTATGGATGACAATGGGGTGGGGAAAGGGCAGGGCGGGCAGATTACGTCCTTAACAGCTCATGGC contains these protein-coding regions:
- the LOC101244104 gene encoding phosphatidylinositol glycan anchor biosynthesis class U protein, which gives rise to MKEEEEKKNMKTKPHFWRWAVASMIFRLVLIYFPKNLNLATRPEVSTPVTSLRRLAEGYWLTQSSMSPYAGSMYHGSPLLLSVLGPLTMKKIEGQPYHLLCSLVSVIADFISAMLIRATGLKLRMAYCERLKSLGLGKLFEISEILPSEDIAALVYLWNPLTIVTCVGFNTTPVENLFIILSLYGACIRVAPLAAFGWVVASHLSLYPTILIIPVILLLGNGPDATPRKLFLMYKKDEADNSSKGRVVNGLSEQKNFSWRPVGLFFVWVFIWTLYTLVLCGIFMRNYGGISEMFNRTYGFILTVKDLSPNIGVLWYFFAEVFEFFRDFFLIVFHVNILFMILPLAIRLKHRPCFLAFVYMAICSILKPYPSVGDSALYLALLALFFNELAEMQFSFFLFCGFVGVSLLSPVMHNLWIWRGTGNANFYFATGMAYACFQIILVVESVSAMLNHDRKIRKLVATT
- the LOC101244104 gene encoding phosphatidylinositol glycan anchor biosynthesis class U protein isoform X1, translated to MKEEEEKKNMKTKPHFWRWAVASMIFRLVLIYFPKNLNLATRPEVSTPVTSLRRLAEGYWLTQSSMSPYAGSMYHGSPLLLSVLGPLTMKNLVSVIADFISAMLIRATGLKLRMAYCERLKSLGLGKLFEISEILPSEDIAALVYLWNPLTIVTCVGFNTTPVENLFIILSLYGACIRVAPLAAFGWVVASHLSLYPTILIIPVILLLGNGPDATPRKLFLMYKKDEADNSSKGRVVNGLSEQKNFSWRPVGLFFVWVFIWTLYTLVLCGIFMRNYGGISEMFNRTYGFILTVKDLSPNIGVLWYFFAEVFEFFRDFFLIVFHVNILFMILPLAIRLKHRPCFLAFVYMAICSILKPYPSVGDSALYLALLALFFNELAEMQFSFFLFCGFVGVSLLSPVMHNLWIWRGTGNANFYFATGMAYACFQIILVVESVSAMLNHDRKIRKLVATT
- the LOC101244104 gene encoding phosphatidylinositol glycan anchor biosynthesis class U protein isoform X2, encoding MDIQPIFGYSLVSVIADFISAMLIRATGLKLRMAYCERLKSLGLGKLFEISEILPSEDIAALVYLWNPLTIVTCVGFNTTPVENLFIILSLYGACIRVAPLAAFGWVVASHLSLYPTILIIPVILLLGNGPDATPRKLFLMYKKDEADNSSKGRVVNGLSEQKNFSWRPVGLFFVWVFIWTLYTLVLCGIFMRNYGGISEMFNRTYGFILTVKDLSPNIGVLWYFFAEVFEFFRDFFLIVFHVNILFMILPLAIRLKHRPCFLAFVYMAICSILKPYPSVGDSALYLALLALFFNELAEMQFSFFLFCGFVGVSLLSPVMHNLWIWRGTGNANFYFATGMAYACFQIILVVESVSAMLNHDRKIRKLVATT